Proteins encoded within one genomic window of Anaerolineae bacterium:
- the rpsU gene encoding 30S ribosomal protein S21: MSVELRAGESQESLLKRFRKEIVKSRILSTYRKKRWYVSKSEQRRLAKQRAIRKARRKMIRRQNQNF, from the coding sequence TTGAGCGTAGAGCTAAGAGCAGGTGAATCTCAAGAATCTTTGTTAAAAAGATTCCGCAAAGAAATTGTAAAATCTCGCATTTTGAGCACTTATCGAAAGAAGCGATGGTATGTGTCAAAAAGCGAGCAGCGCCGGTTGGCCAAACAACGCGCCATCCGCAAAGCCCGTCGCAAGATGATTCGCCGGCAAAATCAGAATTTCTGA